A portion of the Deltaproteobacteria bacterium genome contains these proteins:
- a CDS encoding YcaO-like family protein, with protein sequence MNDNRSRIVLTDTLKTYTFDQDKMLDPLETVQRVRARFDRVNLDVLKETVRIDRGRLDIPVFISVCGGAALRTIGTKKQMGKGATPAQAEASALMELVERYSFFHFLKDHPFIAAEYRSVAHDAMPFHHIAEAVHHDPNDLERALKALDGLPLKWAWGRNLTQGRDMLIPIDWFYEINQFNGPSAGNSLEEAILQGTCEVVERHVSALICRGRLELPSIEPGSVKSEAALELIRKYRANGIELFMKDFTLGMGIPSIGALAWDPSTFPKRSEIVFTAGTATDPEKALIRALTEIAQLAGDFDTDGEYVASGLPKPRRLDEVLYVTQDHGPAVSIDQLPNIAEQNMRHEVERCVQTLSGKGFELYVVNTTHPNIDVPAVYTIVPGCHFRERSKGTSVPFFAAKLIHQNLDVWEALERLQNLNRLYPDKYYLQYYEGVCYAGMGDQDSAIAKFLRALDLEPGPEDAPTIQCYLGICHKDMGDYSRAIQELEKATVLDPECKEAHNAMGFCFFKLKEHEKAIECFENVLRIDPGSAIDYANIASNLRELGRIDEAIRLYGMALELDAGIDFARHNLELLTQRKEQMEPGANS encoded by the coding sequence ATGAATGACAACCGTTCCCGAATCGTATTAACCGATACACTGAAGACCTATACGTTTGATCAGGATAAGATGCTGGATCCGTTGGAAACCGTGCAACGAGTTAGAGCGCGCTTCGACAGGGTAAACCTGGACGTGTTGAAAGAGACCGTGCGCATCGATCGCGGCCGGCTGGATATTCCAGTGTTTATCAGTGTTTGCGGTGGAGCAGCGTTACGCACCATCGGCACCAAAAAGCAAATGGGAAAAGGGGCCACTCCGGCCCAAGCCGAAGCCAGCGCGCTGATGGAGCTGGTGGAACGTTACAGCTTTTTCCATTTTCTAAAAGACCATCCCTTTATCGCAGCCGAATATCGGTCCGTTGCCCACGATGCCATGCCTTTCCATCACATTGCCGAGGCCGTACACCACGATCCGAACGACCTGGAGCGCGCCCTCAAAGCACTGGACGGACTGCCTTTGAAATGGGCCTGGGGACGTAACCTCACCCAGGGCCGGGATATGCTCATACCCATAGACTGGTTTTACGAAATTAACCAGTTTAACGGACCTTCCGCGGGAAACAGCCTTGAAGAAGCCATTCTTCAAGGAACTTGCGAAGTGGTGGAACGACACGTGTCCGCTCTGATATGCCGTGGCAGGCTGGAACTTCCAAGCATTGAACCCGGAAGCGTGAAAAGTGAAGCGGCCCTCGAGTTGATCCGAAAATACAGGGCAAATGGGATTGAGCTGTTTATGAAGGATTTCACCCTCGGAATGGGCATACCGTCCATAGGCGCCCTCGCCTGGGACCCATCTACTTTTCCCAAACGTAGCGAAATCGTTTTCACGGCCGGCACGGCAACCGATCCGGAAAAGGCATTGATTCGGGCGCTTACGGAGATCGCCCAGTTGGCCGGCGATTTTGACACCGACGGCGAATATGTTGCCAGCGGCCTTCCCAAGCCGCGGCGCCTGGACGAAGTACTCTACGTGACGCAAGACCATGGCCCGGCGGTGAGTATCGATCAGCTTCCGAACATTGCCGAGCAAAACATGCGTCACGAGGTGGAACGGTGCGTTCAAACCCTGTCCGGAAAGGGCTTCGAACTGTACGTAGTAAACACCACCCATCCGAATATAGACGTGCCGGCCGTCTATACGATCGTACCCGGCTGTCATTTCCGTGAGCGCTCCAAGGGAACTAGTGTGCCGTTCTTTGCAGCAAAGCTCATCCATCAAAATCTCGATGTGTGGGAAGCGCTGGAGCGTTTGCAGAACCTCAACCGTTTGTACCCGGACAAATACTACCTGCAGTATTACGAAGGCGTTTGCTACGCAGGTATGGGCGATCAGGATTCCGCCATCGCCAAATTCCTGCGAGCGTTGGATCTCGAGCCCGGCCCTGAAGACGCTCCCACGATCCAATGTTACCTGGGCATATGTCACAAAGACATGGGTGACTATTCTCGGGCGATACAAGAATTGGAGAAAGCGACCGTTCTGGATCCGGAATGCAAGGAGGCCCACAATGCCATGGGCTTTTGTTTCTTCAAGCTGAAGGAACATGAAAAAGCCATTGAATGTTTTGAAAACGTACTGCGCATCGACCCGGGTTCCGCCATCGATTATGCCAATATAGCCTCCAACTTGAGAGAACTAGGCCGCATTGACGAGGCCATACGGCTGTATGGAATGGCCTTGGAATTGGATGCCGGCATTGACTTCGCTCGTCACAATCTCGAGCTGCTGACGCAACGGAAAGAGCAAATGGAACCGGGCGCGAATTCCTGA
- a CDS encoding IPT/TIG domain-containing protein, with product MNRSIWFAIGTVCLFASSLFTACDSRSVDSPTVASVEPSAAQVKSVITINGSHFVDSYSQTVVQFTGGNAVVKDFISVTNSEIVIRVPNVGQTGPLSVKVQDEISNGVSFSVFGPWAYVGHGNANPLLTVIDSHVNESAESVEIRAEIGLEGAPEALAPTPEGDKTYVSLPSINTIVVLDAPNNTIAGVLQDGVGPAPSAMAATKQDKHKLFVANRGDRSVTVVDTLTNTVIATLTVSGDPDDGRTDWGTASVALDPSFQTCYVIFKDEGILRAYWVDSLQVRSENEFGPQPIRLLVLPNNSKVYSLNQASIEEGNETSGSLTTLLISEQRRFTDVTVGSNPTDMVAAASVQVIVANRSSNSVSVVNADGDVVVRTFADGEVGVEPAGVTLSGDNQFIYVASAGNGSVYVINREQLTVNKEIPVSSGITDIQYRDTGEGERLFVLNPVENTVTAITVEDDKDEVISSATIAEGALFMLVEELTTYPPSE from the coding sequence ATGAATCGCTCAATCTGGTTCGCCATAGGTACCGTATGCCTGTTCGCTTCGTCCCTGTTCACCGCCTGCGACAGCCGTTCGGTGGACAGTCCGACCGTCGCTTCCGTGGAGCCCTCGGCGGCGCAGGTCAAGTCCGTGATCACCATTAACGGTTCCCACTTTGTCGACTCCTACAGCCAGACGGTCGTTCAGTTCACGGGAGGAAACGCCGTAGTCAAAGACTTCATATCCGTCACCAACTCCGAGATCGTAATTCGCGTTCCCAATGTAGGCCAAACGGGCCCCCTCTCGGTGAAGGTGCAGGATGAAATCAGTAACGGAGTGTCTTTTTCGGTGTTCGGCCCGTGGGCGTATGTTGGCCATGGGAATGCCAATCCGCTACTGACCGTTATCGACAGTCATGTCAATGAGAGCGCCGAGAGCGTGGAAATCCGGGCCGAAATAGGGCTGGAAGGCGCTCCGGAGGCCTTGGCGCCCACGCCGGAAGGCGACAAGACGTATGTCTCCCTGCCGTCCATAAATACCATTGTTGTGCTTGATGCCCCCAACAACACGATTGCCGGCGTACTGCAGGATGGAGTTGGTCCGGCTCCGTCCGCCATGGCGGCCACCAAACAGGACAAACACAAGCTGTTTGTAGCCAACCGCGGCGACCGTTCCGTTACGGTCGTCGATACGCTTACCAACACGGTCATCGCCACGCTGACCGTCTCCGGAGATCCGGATGACGGGCGAACGGATTGGGGTACGGCCTCCGTAGCGCTGGATCCTTCTTTCCAGACTTGCTACGTGATTTTTAAGGATGAAGGCATCTTGAGGGCCTACTGGGTGGATTCTCTCCAGGTGCGATCTGAAAACGAGTTCGGTCCTCAGCCGATAAGGCTGCTCGTGCTTCCGAACAACAGCAAGGTCTACAGTCTGAATCAGGCCAGTATCGAGGAAGGAAACGAGACCAGCGGATCACTCACTACATTGCTGATCAGCGAGCAACGCAGATTTACGGACGTCACCGTGGGATCGAATCCAACAGACATGGTTGCCGCGGCCAGTGTTCAGGTGATTGTTGCCAACCGGAGCAGCAACTCCGTCTCCGTCGTGAACGCAGACGGGGACGTGGTCGTAAGAACGTTTGCCGATGGGGAAGTGGGCGTCGAGCCGGCCGGCGTCACGTTGTCGGGCGATAACCAGTTCATTTACGTAGCCAGCGCAGGCAACGGGTCCGTGTACGTCATCAATCGCGAACAGCTGACCGTCAACAAAGAGATACCGGTCTCTTCCGGCATAACGGATATCCAATATCGCGACACTGGCGAAGGGGAAAGGCTGTTCGTGCTGAACCCGGTTGAAAACACGGTGACCGCCATTACTGTCGAAGATGACAAGGACGAAGTCATCTCCTCCGCCACGATCGCGGAAGGAGCCCTCTTCATGTTGGTGGAGGAACTCACCACTTACCCGCCGTCTGAATAG
- a CDS encoding HAD-IA family hydrolase encodes MWNDVQAILFDCDGVMFDSREANRHYYNSILNHLGFPDMPDEDVGPVHMLTAWDSVKYIMRHHPESLPAAMKYLKTVDYAPFIQYMTMEPDLKEVLGYLRERYKTAVVSNRSTTLAGLLKLHGLNELFDVVVSALDVSRPKPDPEALNKALEAFRLTNRQAVYIGDSVIDEQASVQASVSLIAFRNPELEAEAHIDSLSELKRML; translated from the coding sequence ATGTGGAATGACGTTCAAGCGATTCTGTTCGACTGCGACGGGGTAATGTTCGACTCGCGTGAAGCCAACCGGCATTATTACAACAGTATTTTAAATCACTTGGGGTTTCCCGACATGCCGGACGAGGACGTAGGTCCGGTCCATATGCTGACGGCGTGGGATTCGGTGAAATACATTATGCGCCACCATCCCGAGTCGTTGCCCGCCGCGATGAAATACCTCAAGACGGTGGATTATGCCCCTTTCATACAGTATATGACCATGGAGCCGGACCTGAAAGAAGTGCTCGGGTACCTTAGGGAACGCTACAAGACCGCAGTGGTTTCCAACCGGAGCACGACCTTGGCAGGACTGCTGAAGCTCCATGGTTTGAATGAGCTGTTCGATGTGGTGGTTAGCGCCCTGGATGTTTCACGCCCCAAACCTGATCCTGAAGCTTTGAACAAGGCCCTGGAAGCGTTCCGTCTGACGAACCGTCAGGCGGTATACATCGGCGACAGCGTGATTGACGAACAAGCCTCGGTGCAGGCGTCCGTTTCTCTCATCGCTTTCCGAAATCCGGAACTCGAAGCGGAAGCACATATCGATTCGTTGAGCGAGCTGAAAAGGATGCTCTGA
- a CDS encoding PAS domain-containing methyl-accepting chemotaxis protein: MFNLPEGRLRTARYNSCSCEYYLVKMQESRRSIMNNRRYLWMTMGLIAAIFIISAASMWYFFPPEDLMRSLSVLAGTFLLCEFTVYIFFRREVRGWESLADFALSPEPDPSVEPEDIREGSLQHQLAERFLAVQGLLDQYKSAAREEQKLLPDVRDKADSEQLQKQYEAEKQLFQRILDSASLYSFITVTMQGKVGSWNTGAENLFGWTRDEAMGRPVSFSFIKDDSGKAADIQRQRSKQVMKTGKALFTMRRLRKNGEMFPLHCTVTALKNEEGKIDGFLEIGRDVTDEVKKDKAIHEQIETAKNLAKKLEKIDDIVKSIELIARQTNLLAINAAVEAARAGELGAGFAVVSEEIRVLAKRSSDASRQISELVDEIQIESRKVAEAQIDRIEVD; encoded by the coding sequence ATGTTCAATTTGCCGGAAGGTCGTCTCCGGACGGCTCGCTATAATTCATGTTCATGTGAGTATTACTTGGTAAAGATGCAAGAATCGAGGAGATCGATAATGAACAATCGCCGTTACCTCTGGATGACGATGGGACTCATCGCGGCTATCTTTATTATCTCGGCAGCGAGCATGTGGTATTTCTTTCCACCGGAAGATCTCATGAGGTCCCTTTCGGTTCTTGCAGGAACGTTCCTGCTGTGCGAGTTCACTGTGTATATCTTCTTTCGAAGAGAGGTCCGGGGTTGGGAAAGCCTCGCCGACTTCGCGTTGAGTCCGGAGCCGGACCCGAGCGTCGAGCCTGAAGACATTCGGGAGGGAAGCCTTCAGCACCAATTGGCGGAGAGATTCCTGGCAGTCCAGGGACTTCTGGACCAGTACAAATCGGCTGCACGAGAGGAGCAGAAACTGCTTCCCGACGTGCGTGACAAGGCGGACAGTGAACAACTACAAAAACAATACGAAGCTGAAAAACAGCTTTTTCAGAGAATCCTGGACAGTGCTTCACTATACTCTTTTATTACGGTTACCATGCAAGGCAAGGTTGGGAGTTGGAACACCGGCGCAGAGAATCTGTTTGGCTGGACCCGTGACGAAGCGATGGGACGCCCGGTATCATTCAGTTTCATAAAGGACGATAGCGGCAAAGCGGCCGACATTCAGCGACAGCGCTCCAAACAGGTCATGAAAACCGGCAAGGCCCTGTTTACCATGAGGCGGCTGCGGAAAAACGGGGAAATGTTTCCACTGCATTGCACGGTCACGGCCTTGAAAAACGAAGAGGGCAAGATTGACGGTTTTCTTGAAATCGGTCGCGACGTGACGGATGAAGTGAAGAAAGACAAGGCCATTCATGAACAGATCGAGACCGCCAAGAACCTTGCCAAGAAACTAGAGAAAATAGACGATATCGTAAAGAGCATCGAGCTTATCGCTCGCCAGACCAATCTGCTGGCGATCAACGCCGCGGTGGAGGCGGCGCGAGCGGGCGAACTCGGGGCAGGGTTTGCCGTGGTCTCGGAAGAAATCCGCGTTCTCGCGAAAAGGTCCAGTGACGCCTCTCGCCAGATCAGCGAATTGGTGGATGAAATCCAGATCGAAAGCCGAAAAGTAGCTGAAGCGCAGATAGATCGGATCGAAGTTGATTAA